The following coding sequences lie in one Hypanus sabinus isolate sHypSab1 chromosome 20, sHypSab1.hap1, whole genome shotgun sequence genomic window:
- the LOC132378619 gene encoding transmembrane protein 42-like, producing MAGARGPGAAMAAAAGGLGALAGAAAKLALGGERLHLLLRAGCGGLVLFCNALMWMFFAKALRYLTSAQASLTSVASNFLSSAFLGQLLFGEVHELLWWIGITMTLCGLLLLHTVKDMDRSNTYKKEE from the exons ATGGCGGGAGCGCGGGGACCTGGAGCTGCGATGGCGGCCGCAGCCGGAGGCTTGGGAGCCCTCGCCGGGGCGGCGGCAAAGTTAGcgctggggggagagagg CTGCACCTACTACTTCGGGCAGGCTGCGGAGGGCTAGTATTATTCTGCAATGCTTTGATGTGGATGTTTTTTGCAAAAGCCCTGCGATATCTGACTTCAGCACAAGCTTCCCTGACCAGTGTCGCTTCCAACTTCCTCTCATCA GCTTTTCTTGGACAGTTGCTGTTTGGAGAAGTTCACGAGCTGTTATGGTGGATTGGCATCACAATGACCCTCTGTGGATTGCTCCTGCTCCACACAGTTAAAGACATGGACCGGAGTAACACTTACAAGAAAGAGGAATGA